One Mycolicibacterium fortuitum subsp. fortuitum genomic window carries:
- a CDS encoding carboxymuconolactone decarboxylase family protein: MPGAVEDTAGVSADLLSELTHLIALSPPKLADINADVRDVCGSTLGLPALPSETSGGCVDPMVTEFAEQFSTDVTGINNAQRAAFSDLLGPDVFTVAVLIYVADFVPRMRAGLAALGVDWPDGPVAWDHETNPADYVLDTFVPAVGRLRALDPVTSEIVRLRGARQHNCRLCKSLREAAALEAGATESDYDGIDDFENSDLPDRHKAALRYVDALIWTPSQVSGDELRQHFSQNEAVELTLDVMRNACNKVAVALGADAARVDEGTEQYRLGADGQPIYS, translated from the coding sequence ATGCCGGGCGCGGTGGAGGATACTGCCGGTGTGTCTGCCGATCTGCTCAGCGAGTTGACGCACCTGATTGCGCTTTCGCCACCGAAGTTGGCCGATATCAATGCCGACGTGCGTGACGTGTGCGGCTCGACCCTGGGTCTGCCGGCGCTGCCGTCGGAGACCAGCGGCGGCTGCGTCGACCCGATGGTCACCGAATTCGCCGAGCAGTTCAGCACCGATGTCACCGGCATCAACAATGCGCAACGGGCTGCATTTTCCGACCTGCTCGGGCCCGACGTGTTCACCGTGGCGGTGCTGATCTATGTGGCCGACTTCGTGCCCCGGATGCGCGCCGGGTTGGCTGCGTTGGGGGTGGACTGGCCGGACGGCCCCGTCGCCTGGGACCACGAGACCAATCCGGCCGACTACGTCCTCGACACCTTTGTGCCGGCCGTGGGGCGACTGCGCGCGCTGGACCCCGTGACCTCTGAGATCGTGCGGTTGCGCGGGGCGCGCCAGCACAACTGCCGGTTGTGCAAGTCGCTGCGGGAGGCCGCGGCTCTGGAGGCCGGTGCCACCGAGTCCGACTATGACGGCATCGACGACTTCGAGAATTCCGACCTGCCCGATCGGCACAAGGCCGCGCTGCGATACGTCGACGCGTTGATCTGGACGCCGTCACAGGTGTCGGGTGACGAACTCCGCCAACACTTTTCGCAGAACGAGGCCGTCGAGCTGACGCTCGACGTCATGCGCAACGCCTGCAACAAGGTGGCGGTCGCGCTGGGCGCCGATGCCGCTAGGGTCGACGAGGGCACCGAACAGTACCGGCTGGGCGCCGACGGGCAACCCATCTACAGCTGA
- a CDS encoding sodium:solute symporter, which translates to MGKPVDIAIVVIYLVAMLAFGFWGKTRTKDSADFLVAGRRLGPTLYTGTMAAVVLGGASTVGGVGLGYKWGVSGMWLVVAIAVGLLALSLFFAGPIQRLRVYTVAQMLSLRYGVDATSASGLVMAAYTLMLSVTSTIAYATVFNVLFGTGRTLSVVIGGMVVMLYSSIGGMWSITLTDMVQFVLKTVGVFFLLLPFTWHRAGGFDGIRERAGDAVFSLTSIGTDTIITFFVVYSFGMLIGQDIWQRVFTARSPQVARWGGTTAAIYCVFYGIAGALIGLAASTFMPDIEAKDDVYAQIAEAILPVGISGIVLAAAVAAMMSTASGALIATATVARTDIKPMLMRLVGRRPEETENPEVDVHSDRRYVAVLGVVVIIIAALLNDVVGALTIAYDILVGGLLVPILGGFLWKRATGAGALAAMAVGTLVTLGTMAVVGDVLANEPIYFGLVSSLITYVGVSLATPRTSPEVLRVWDDRLSGHEQADVPMATS; encoded by the coding sequence GTGGGTAAACCAGTCGATATCGCGATCGTCGTCATCTATCTCGTCGCGATGCTCGCCTTCGGATTCTGGGGTAAGACCCGGACCAAGGACTCCGCAGACTTCCTGGTCGCGGGTCGGCGGCTCGGACCCACGTTGTACACCGGCACCATGGCTGCCGTCGTCCTCGGCGGCGCATCCACTGTCGGCGGTGTGGGTCTCGGCTACAAATGGGGAGTTTCTGGCATGTGGCTGGTGGTGGCAATCGCCGTCGGACTGCTGGCGCTGAGCCTGTTCTTCGCCGGGCCGATTCAGCGCCTTCGGGTCTACACCGTCGCGCAGATGCTGAGCCTGCGCTACGGGGTCGACGCAACCTCGGCCTCCGGGCTCGTCATGGCGGCCTACACCCTGATGCTGTCGGTCACCTCGACCATCGCCTACGCGACGGTGTTCAACGTGCTGTTCGGCACGGGCAGAACACTTTCGGTGGTCATCGGCGGCATGGTCGTCATGCTGTACTCGTCTATCGGCGGCATGTGGTCGATCACCCTGACCGACATGGTGCAGTTCGTCCTCAAGACCGTCGGGGTGTTCTTCCTGCTGCTTCCGTTCACCTGGCACCGGGCCGGCGGCTTCGACGGAATCCGGGAACGCGCCGGAGACGCCGTGTTCAGCCTCACCTCCATCGGCACCGACACGATCATCACATTCTTCGTGGTGTACAGCTTCGGAATGCTGATCGGGCAGGACATCTGGCAGCGGGTGTTCACCGCGCGCTCCCCGCAGGTCGCCCGCTGGGGTGGCACGACAGCCGCGATCTACTGCGTGTTCTACGGAATCGCCGGGGCGCTGATCGGTTTGGCCGCATCGACCTTCATGCCCGACATCGAGGCCAAGGACGACGTCTACGCCCAGATCGCGGAAGCCATTCTGCCCGTGGGGATCAGCGGCATCGTGCTGGCGGCGGCCGTCGCCGCGATGATGTCGACCGCATCGGGCGCGCTGATCGCGACCGCCACCGTGGCCCGCACCGACATCAAGCCGATGCTGATGCGGTTGGTGGGCCGCAGGCCCGAGGAGACCGAAAACCCTGAGGTGGACGTGCATTCCGACCGTCGCTATGTCGCGGTGCTCGGCGTCGTCGTGATCATCATCGCCGCGTTGCTCAACGACGTGGTCGGTGCACTGACGATTGCCTACGACATCCTGGTGGGCGGGCTGCTGGTGCCGATCCTCGGCGGGTTCCTGTGGAAGCGGGCCACCGGTGCGGGTGCCCTGGCAGCGATGGCAGTGGGCACCCTGGTCACACTGGGCACCATGGCGGTCGTAGGTGACGTGCTCGCCAACGAGCCCATCTACTTCGGCCTGGTTTCCAGCTTGATCACCTACGTCGGGGTGAGCCTGGCGACTCCGCGTACATCGCCGGAAGTGCTGCGAGTGTGGGACGACCGGCTCAGTGGCCACGAACAGGCCGACGTTCCCATGGCCACGTCATGA
- a CDS encoding threonine aldolase family protein: protein MADVPSHAFASDNAAPAHPKVIDAIAAANTGSAASYGNDPVTQRAAEAIKDAFASPDAEVLFALTGTAANVIALASAVRPWQEILCSDIAHSLVDEAGGPVRLSGAQLTKLPSDNGVIDPAELDTAVARRGPVHHSQPRIVSITQSTENGRVWAPEAIEEFIGHAHELELLVHVDGSRIANAVAALAMSPLEAVADADIVTVGGTKNGMLMGDAILVRRPELFDGIRFVQKQIGQLASKQRFIAAQFEAMLDDGLWLQTAAHANRMAARLSAGLQALGLTLVSPTEANEIFVDLEPAAYSALSAEYAVHRPDPRLPTVRLVCSWATTEAEIDDVLRLLASTST, encoded by the coding sequence ATGGCGGACGTGCCTTCTCACGCGTTCGCCTCGGACAACGCCGCGCCCGCACACCCCAAGGTGATCGACGCCATCGCCGCGGCCAACACCGGCTCCGCCGCGTCTTACGGGAACGATCCGGTCACCCAGCGTGCGGCCGAGGCCATCAAGGACGCCTTCGCCTCCCCCGACGCCGAGGTGCTGTTCGCGCTCACCGGCACCGCCGCCAATGTCATCGCGCTGGCCTCGGCGGTGCGGCCGTGGCAGGAGATCCTGTGCAGCGATATCGCGCACTCGCTCGTCGACGAAGCGGGCGGGCCGGTCCGGCTCTCAGGTGCCCAGCTGACCAAGCTGCCCAGCGACAACGGCGTGATCGATCCGGCCGAGCTCGACACCGCGGTGGCCCGACGCGGCCCGGTACACCACTCACAACCGCGCATCGTCAGCATCACCCAGTCCACCGAGAACGGCCGGGTCTGGGCTCCGGAGGCCATCGAGGAGTTCATCGGCCACGCTCACGAGCTCGAACTGCTCGTCCACGTCGACGGGTCCCGGATCGCCAATGCGGTTGCCGCGCTGGCCATGTCTCCGCTGGAGGCGGTCGCGGACGCCGACATCGTCACCGTAGGTGGCACCAAGAACGGCATGCTGATGGGCGATGCGATCCTGGTCCGCCGCCCCGAGTTGTTCGACGGAATCCGCTTCGTGCAAAAGCAGATCGGCCAGCTGGCCAGCAAGCAGCGCTTCATCGCCGCACAGTTCGAGGCGATGCTGGACGACGGGTTGTGGCTGCAGACCGCTGCCCACGCCAACCGGATGGCCGCCCGGCTCAGTGCGGGACTACAGGCGCTCGGCCTGACGTTGGTATCCCCCACCGAGGCCAACGAGATATTCGTCGACCTCGAACCCGCTGCCTACTCGGCACTCTCAGCCGAGTACGCCGTGCACCGCCCCGACCCCCGGCTGCCCACCGTGCGGTTGGTCTGTTCGTGGGCGACGACAGAAGCCGAAATCGACGATGTTCTGCGGTTGCTGGCGTCGACTTCTACCTGA
- a CDS encoding Lrp/AsnC family transcriptional regulator, with protein MDEVDEAIISLLEGDGRLTHRDIADRVGLSRSAAAARIQRLIDGGQVVIRGVVHPAVLGRGALAHVSVMVDGPVAPIANILAQRVDIAFLSLTSGAYGLIAEARVGTIRDVDGVIAELRAMDGVVGVDTLTYVEVLRDVVGPVGDVNVDVDDLDLALLRALQDDGRASYVDLAQTVGLSPAGARRRVVRLVESQVVRIGAVVRHSGQDRQSALGLGIRLTGAGDEVVAALRAMRSVIFVARTLGRFDLLATVRAFSAAHLVEILDAVRALPGVGVVDSWVHLDVVKESYASGLEMFDSTAG; from the coding sequence ATGGACGAGGTTGACGAGGCGATCATCAGCCTGCTGGAGGGTGACGGGCGGCTGACTCATCGCGATATCGCCGACCGGGTCGGATTGTCCCGTTCGGCGGCCGCGGCGCGGATCCAGCGCCTGATCGACGGAGGGCAGGTGGTGATACGCGGGGTAGTCCACCCGGCAGTTCTCGGCCGCGGCGCCCTGGCCCACGTGAGCGTGATGGTCGACGGACCGGTGGCCCCGATCGCGAACATCCTGGCGCAGCGGGTCGACATCGCGTTCCTGTCGCTGACCAGCGGTGCGTACGGGTTGATCGCTGAAGCGCGGGTCGGGACGATCCGCGACGTCGACGGCGTGATCGCCGAGTTGCGTGCGATGGATGGCGTGGTCGGCGTCGACACACTCACCTATGTCGAGGTGTTGCGCGACGTCGTCGGCCCGGTCGGGGACGTCAACGTCGACGTCGACGACCTGGATCTGGCGCTGCTGCGGGCATTGCAGGATGACGGGCGCGCATCGTATGTGGACCTTGCGCAGACGGTGGGCCTTTCACCTGCGGGCGCGCGTCGGCGGGTGGTGCGACTGGTCGAATCCCAGGTGGTGCGCATCGGCGCCGTGGTGCGTCACTCCGGGCAGGACCGCCAGAGTGCGCTCGGCCTCGGCATCCGGCTCACCGGAGCCGGCGACGAGGTGGTGGCGGCGCTGCGCGCGATGCGATCGGTGATCTTCGTGGCACGCACGCTCGGTCGCTTCGATCTGTTGGCCACGGTGCGAGCGTTCTCGGCGGCCCACCTCGTCGAGATTCTCGACGCGGTGCGTGCCCTGCCCGGGGTCGGAGTCGTCGACAGTTGGGTCCATCTGGATGTGGTCAAGGAGAGTTACGCGTCGGGTCTTGAGATGTTCGATTCGACTGCCGGGTAA
- a CDS encoding thiamine pyrophosphate-binding protein produces MRNGGDLVVETLTALGVSHVFGIPGQNALGLFDAIRRSDLRFVSSRVENNSAFGADGYSRVTGEVGVLFLSTGPGALTALGALQEAYATGVPVLVIASQVPRSGMGLRRGMLHQLDDQRASAVNVTKSVATVRRAAEIPSLIADAYALARSAPAGPAWVEIPQDVLLEPTTVPQVGTLDVTPTQRAPRMELIDEAAAVLNNAERPVILAGGGVRRSPGGPEALVALAEKLGAPVVSTVGGKGAIAFDHPLSAASWIEDRYTTEMLENADVLVAVGTAIGEVTSNYFTFTPHGRLIHIDAEARVLEANHPALAIHADAAQALGALAEHVTAREGTTGATQAAELRKAVEDRLAGQDLATELQLMADLRAAVPSGSHTFWDMTIAGYWAWSVWDPQDGGFHSAQGAGGLGFAFPAALAAAIATGERTFAVSGDGGAMYSIAELATARQHDANITWLIVDDGGYGILREYMTAEFGTATATELARPDFAQLAASFGIPAHTATPDNVGQMVAATFGTDGPAVIVLPAVLKMFAPTHL; encoded by the coding sequence ATGCGTAACGGCGGCGACCTCGTCGTCGAAACCCTTACCGCGCTGGGTGTCTCGCATGTTTTCGGCATCCCCGGCCAGAACGCGCTCGGCCTGTTCGATGCGATCCGGCGCAGTGACCTGAGGTTCGTCAGTTCACGGGTGGAGAACAACTCGGCATTCGGTGCCGACGGCTACAGCCGCGTCACCGGCGAGGTAGGGGTGCTGTTCCTGTCCACCGGTCCCGGTGCGTTGACCGCGCTCGGCGCGCTGCAGGAGGCCTACGCCACCGGGGTGCCGGTGCTGGTAATCGCCAGCCAGGTGCCGCGCTCCGGAATGGGCCTGCGCCGCGGCATGCTGCACCAGCTCGACGATCAGAGGGCCAGCGCGGTCAACGTCACGAAGAGCGTCGCGACGGTGCGGCGGGCCGCCGAGATCCCGAGCCTGATCGCCGACGCCTACGCGTTGGCACGTTCGGCACCGGCCGGGCCGGCGTGGGTGGAGATTCCGCAGGATGTCCTGTTGGAACCGACGACGGTACCGCAGGTCGGCACGCTCGACGTGACGCCGACGCAGCGTGCCCCGCGGATGGAGCTGATCGACGAGGCGGCGGCAGTGCTCAACAACGCCGAGCGCCCGGTGATCCTCGCCGGTGGCGGTGTGCGGCGCTCCCCCGGCGGCCCGGAAGCACTGGTTGCCCTCGCCGAAAAGCTCGGCGCACCAGTGGTTTCCACGGTCGGCGGCAAGGGAGCCATCGCGTTCGATCACCCGCTGTCGGCGGCGTCGTGGATCGAGGACCGTTACACCACCGAGATGCTGGAGAATGCCGACGTGCTGGTGGCCGTCGGTACTGCGATCGGCGAAGTCACCAGCAACTACTTCACGTTCACACCGCACGGCCGGCTGATCCACATCGATGCCGAGGCCCGCGTGCTGGAGGCCAACCACCCTGCCCTGGCCATCCACGCGGATGCCGCGCAGGCGCTGGGGGCACTGGCCGAACACGTCACCGCGCGCGAAGGCACCACAGGTGCCACCCAGGCCGCGGAATTGCGAAAAGCCGTTGAGGACCGCCTTGCCGGTCAGGACCTGGCCACCGAATTACAACTGATGGCCGATCTGCGGGCCGCCGTGCCATCCGGTTCGCACACCTTCTGGGACATGACGATCGCCGGATACTGGGCCTGGTCGGTGTGGGACCCGCAAGACGGCGGGTTCCATTCCGCCCAGGGCGCAGGCGGTTTGGGCTTCGCCTTCCCGGCCGCTCTGGCGGCGGCGATCGCCACCGGCGAGCGGACGTTCGCGGTGTCCGGTGACGGCGGTGCCATGTACTCGATCGCAGAACTGGCCACCGCCCGCCAGCACGACGCCAACATCACCTGGCTGATCGTCGATGACGGCGGCTACGGGATCCTGCGGGAGTACATGACCGCGGAATTCGGCACTGCGACCGCCACCGAGCTGGCCCGGCCCGACTTCGCGCAGCTTGCAGCCAGTTTCGGAATTCCCGCACATACCGCCACACCCGACAACGTCGGGCAGATGGTGGCCGCCACATTCGGCACCGACGGTCCCGCCGTGATCGTCCTGCCCGCCGTACTGAAGATGTTCGCCCCCACTCACCTCTGA
- a CDS encoding sensor domain-containing protein, whose product MGERRMRFATTVITIAAVCALAAGCGGQSTEQAAETTPTKPMITSFPPTPLRQKTLPRLLLSPEQINAAMAAGGMTVTGTDSQMSDDSGTMAPRECLAVDGAAQAPVYADSGFTDEQEVTLSEPDVLVHYAKQAVVRFADAGQAKAFYDASVRQWPACKHYTHTQTGTLWDVGPISTDGGVLSTVATQSNAQAGGWACGRALTANNNIVVDVNTCSAKPADSAVKIVKQISARIDTPPIVS is encoded by the coding sequence ATGGGGGAACGACGAATGCGCTTTGCGACAACCGTGATCACCATCGCTGCTGTTTGCGCCCTTGCTGCGGGCTGCGGTGGTCAATCGACGGAACAGGCGGCCGAAACCACTCCGACAAAGCCGATGATCACTTCTTTTCCTCCGACGCCGTTGCGACAGAAAACGCTGCCCCGATTGTTGCTTTCTCCCGAACAGATCAACGCCGCAATGGCAGCGGGGGGAATGACTGTCACCGGTACCGACTCGCAAATGTCTGACGACAGCGGGACGATGGCGCCCCGGGAGTGCCTCGCGGTCGACGGTGCGGCGCAGGCCCCCGTGTACGCCGATAGTGGGTTCACCGACGAGCAAGAGGTGACGCTGAGCGAGCCGGACGTCCTCGTTCACTACGCCAAGCAGGCGGTGGTTCGATTCGCCGACGCCGGTCAGGCCAAGGCTTTCTACGACGCTTCGGTCCGACAGTGGCCGGCGTGCAAGCACTACACCCACACGCAGACGGGCACTCTGTGGGACGTGGGGCCCATCTCGACCGACGGTGGTGTGCTGAGCACGGTGGCCACCCAATCCAACGCCCAGGCGGGTGGATGGGCCTGCGGTCGTGCATTGACGGCGAACAACAACATCGTCGTCGACGTCAACACCTGCAGCGCCAAGCCGGCTGATTCAGCGGTCAAGATCGTCAAGCAGATCTCGGCGCGAATCGACACACCACCGATCGTTTCGTAG
- the speB gene encoding agmatinase has protein sequence MTTTSSGTSPGPIGPVDASKIPRFAGPATFARLPRLDQVTKADVVVAGIPFDSGVSYRPGARFGPTHVRESSRLLRPYNPAMDVSPFELIQVADAGDIAVNPFNIHEAIETIEGAARDLTSDGTKLVTIGGDHTIALPLLRAAAAQHGPVALVHFDAHLDTWDTYFGAEYTHGTPFRRAVEEGILDTEALSHVGTRGPLYGKKDLEDDRRFGFGIVTSSDVYYQGVREVVDKLRQRLGNRPVYLSIDIDVLDPAHAPGTGTPEAGGMTSRELLEILRGFRGLNLVGADVVEVAPAYDHAEITGVAASHVAYDLVSLLALGPDA, from the coding sequence ATGACCACGACATCTTCGGGGACATCTCCGGGTCCCATCGGGCCCGTCGACGCATCGAAGATCCCGCGCTTCGCCGGTCCGGCCACCTTCGCCCGCCTGCCTCGTCTCGACCAGGTGACCAAAGCAGATGTGGTGGTCGCCGGAATCCCCTTCGACTCCGGCGTCTCCTACCGGCCGGGCGCCCGGTTCGGCCCAACCCACGTCCGCGAATCCTCGCGGCTGCTGCGCCCGTACAACCCCGCGATGGACGTATCCCCCTTCGAGCTCATCCAGGTCGCCGACGCCGGCGATATCGCCGTGAACCCCTTCAACATTCACGAGGCGATCGAGACCATCGAGGGTGCCGCGCGTGATCTCACCTCCGACGGAACCAAACTGGTGACCATCGGGGGCGACCACACCATCGCACTGCCGCTGCTGCGCGCCGCCGCTGCCCAGCACGGCCCGGTGGCGCTTGTGCACTTCGACGCCCACCTGGACACCTGGGACACCTACTTCGGCGCCGAGTACACCCACGGCACTCCGTTCCGCCGCGCCGTCGAGGAGGGCATCCTCGACACCGAGGCGCTGTCGCACGTCGGCACCCGGGGACCGCTGTACGGCAAGAAAGATCTGGAGGACGACCGCCGCTTCGGGTTCGGCATCGTCACCTCTTCCGACGTGTATTACCAAGGCGTGCGCGAAGTTGTCGACAAGCTGCGACAGCGTCTGGGCAACCGCCCGGTGTACCTGTCGATCGACATCGACGTCCTCGACCCGGCGCACGCCCCCGGCACCGGCACCCCGGAAGCCGGCGGCATGACCAGCCGCGAACTACTGGAGATCCTGCGAGGGTTCCGGGGGCTGAACCTGGTGGGTGCCGACGTGGTGGAGGTGGCCCCGGCCTACGACCACGCCGAGATCACCGGTGTCGCCGCGTCGCACGTCGCCTACGACCTGGTGTCCCTGCTGGCTTTGGGGCCCGATGCGTAA
- the ponA2 gene encoding transglycosylase/D,D-transpeptidase PonA2 yields the protein MSGPPPRSRSTVAKLAMHCVLAGVLVAVLMFPVVGGIGMMTARLSDTVAQDSAEVLRGDAPIVTTMVDASGKPIAWLYEQRRWVVPPEKIADTMKLAIVSVEDKRFAEHNGVDIQGTLNGLIGYLRGIDDVRGGSTLEQQYVKNYNLLVKAKTDAERRAAVEVSPARKLREIRIALALDKTLPKGEILARYLNLVSFGNGAFGVQDAARTYFGVDAADLTWPQAALLAGVVRSTSALNPYTNPDGALARRNLVLDTLIDYLPDRAAELRAAKAAPLGVLPQADPLPQGCIAAGNRAFFCEYVLHYLARAGLTMEDVTRNGYLIRTTLDPKVQDSVQSAIEKYADPNATGVASVMSVITPGKDTHRLIAMGDSRTYGLDLDANQTVQPQPFSLVGDGAGSIFKIFTTAAALEMGMGINAQLDVPGTFVGKGLGSSDTPGCPKESWCVRNAHGFPSQLNVTDALAQSPNTAFAKLISQIGVPRAVDMAVRLGLRSYAEPGSARDYNPDSDESIADYVKRQNIGSFTLGPLELNALELANVGATLASGGTWCPPSPIDKIFDRNGREVGVETVPCDQAVPEGLANTLANALGKDHASGTAAGAASSVGWKLPMSGKTGTTEAHRSSGFLGFTNRYAAANYIFDDSSSPSGLCSYPLRKCGSGTLFGGTEPALTWYAAMSPIADDFGPVALPPTDPRYVDGGPGGQVPSVTGLKVEEARKRLLDAGFRVADKPTPVNSEATKGSVVGTTPSGRTIPGSIITINTSTGYVPPPPPVFIPSPDLPPPPTLNELGPPPPPNVIEIPGLPPITLPPPAPPPPPAPPPA from the coding sequence ATGTCCGGCCCGCCACCGCGGTCGCGGTCTACGGTTGCCAAGTTGGCCATGCACTGTGTGCTGGCCGGAGTGCTCGTGGCAGTGCTGATGTTCCCCGTAGTCGGCGGAATCGGAATGATGACCGCGCGGCTATCCGACACGGTGGCACAGGATTCCGCCGAGGTGCTCAGAGGTGACGCACCGATCGTCACCACCATGGTCGACGCCTCGGGCAAGCCCATCGCGTGGCTGTACGAACAACGCCGATGGGTGGTTCCTCCCGAGAAAATCGCCGACACCATGAAACTGGCCATCGTGTCGGTAGAAGACAAGCGCTTCGCTGAACACAACGGTGTCGATATCCAGGGAACGCTGAACGGCCTCATCGGTTATCTACGCGGCATCGACGACGTTCGCGGCGGCTCCACTCTGGAACAGCAGTACGTCAAGAATTACAACCTCCTGGTCAAGGCCAAAACAGACGCCGAACGCCGGGCCGCCGTCGAGGTGAGCCCTGCACGCAAGCTGCGCGAGATCCGGATCGCGCTCGCCCTCGACAAGACGCTTCCCAAGGGTGAGATCCTGGCCCGCTACCTGAACCTGGTGTCATTCGGCAACGGCGCCTTCGGAGTTCAGGACGCCGCCCGGACCTACTTCGGCGTCGATGCCGCCGACCTCACCTGGCCCCAGGCCGCTCTCCTGGCCGGCGTCGTGCGGTCCACCAGCGCACTGAATCCCTACACCAATCCTGACGGCGCCCTGGCCCGGCGCAACCTCGTGCTCGACACCCTGATCGACTATCTGCCGGACCGGGCCGCGGAACTGCGCGCCGCCAAGGCAGCACCGCTGGGTGTACTCCCCCAGGCCGACCCACTTCCCCAGGGCTGCATCGCCGCCGGCAACCGCGCGTTCTTCTGTGAGTACGTTCTGCACTACCTGGCCCGTGCCGGGCTGACCATGGAGGATGTCACCCGCAACGGTTACCTGATCCGGACCACGCTGGACCCCAAGGTGCAGGACAGCGTCCAGTCCGCGATCGAGAAGTACGCCGACCCCAATGCCACCGGCGTCGCCAGTGTGATGAGCGTGATCACCCCCGGCAAGGACACGCATCGGCTGATCGCCATGGGCGACAGCCGCACATACGGTCTCGACCTCGACGCCAACCAGACCGTGCAACCACAGCCTTTTTCGTTGGTCGGTGACGGCGCAGGCTCGATCTTCAAGATCTTCACCACCGCAGCCGCACTCGAGATGGGTATGGGCATCAATGCCCAACTCGATGTCCCCGGAACGTTCGTGGGCAAGGGACTGGGAAGCAGCGATACCCCCGGATGCCCGAAGGAATCCTGGTGTGTCCGTAACGCGCACGGATTCCCCAGCCAGCTCAACGTCACCGACGCACTGGCGCAATCACCCAATACCGCCTTCGCCAAGCTGATCTCGCAGATCGGGGTACCACGCGCGGTCGACATGGCTGTGCGCCTGGGGCTGCGGTCCTACGCCGAACCCGGTAGCGCCCGCGATTACAACCCCGATTCCGACGAGAGCATCGCCGATTACGTCAAGCGCCAGAACATCGGCTCCTTCACTCTCGGGCCGCTCGAGCTCAACGCGCTGGAGTTGGCGAACGTCGGAGCGACCCTGGCCTCGGGCGGGACCTGGTGCCCGCCGAGCCCGATCGACAAGATCTTCGACCGGAACGGCCGAGAGGTGGGCGTCGAGACGGTGCCCTGCGATCAGGCGGTACCGGAGGGTCTCGCCAACACCCTGGCCAACGCGCTGGGCAAGGATCACGCCAGCGGAACCGCCGCAGGCGCAGCGAGTTCGGTCGGCTGGAAGCTGCCGATGTCGGGCAAGACCGGGACCACCGAGGCTCACCGATCGTCGGGGTTCCTCGGTTTCACCAACCGGTACGCCGCCGCGAACTACATCTTCGACGACTCGTCGTCACCATCGGGACTGTGCTCGTACCCGCTCCGCAAATGCGGCAGCGGCACCCTGTTCGGCGGTACCGAGCCGGCGTTGACCTGGTACGCCGCAATGAGTCCCATCGCCGACGACTTCGGGCCCGTGGCCCTGCCTCCCACCGATCCGCGATATGTCGACGGCGGCCCCGGCGGTCAGGTGCCCAGCGTGACCGGACTCAAGGTGGAGGAGGCGCGTAAACGCCTGCTGGACGCGGGTTTCCGAGTTGCCGACAAACCCACACCCGTCAACAGCGAGGCCACCAAGGGCTCGGTCGTCGGCACAACCCCGAGCGGCAGAACGATTCCCGGCTCGATCATCACGATAAACACCAGCACCGGATATGTGCCGCCACCTCCGCCGGTCTTCATCCCGAGCCCGGATCTTCCGCCGCCACCGACGCTCAACGAACTGGGACCGCCCCCGCCACCCAACGTCATCGAAATCCCCGGACTACCCCCGATCACGCTGCCGCCACCCGCACCGCCGCCACCGCCGGCGCCGCCGCCTGCGTGA
- a CDS encoding TIGR02206 family membrane protein has protein sequence MLSQRQFTVYGPSHWVAIAVFIVGAALLVWLGRRQTERQSLAFSRILGALTAAIYVAMLVYTLIPPSIERSVPLRLTDLATVVGAYALWSQHHWAFVLTYYWGLVLSTQALISPVLKSADFPHYEFLAFWSIHLLVVWAAIYLTWGRGMRPCWRDYRLVVVVTAGWAAGTMAFNGIAGTNYGFLNAKPATASLLDLMGPWPVYVLVASALVAGVWALMTWPWERRPVRGH, from the coding sequence GTGCTGTCCCAGCGGCAATTCACGGTGTACGGCCCGTCGCATTGGGTCGCCATCGCCGTGTTCATCGTCGGGGCGGCGCTGCTGGTGTGGCTCGGACGGCGCCAGACCGAACGCCAATCTTTGGCCTTCAGTCGTATTCTCGGTGCGCTGACCGCCGCGATTTACGTCGCAATGCTCGTCTACACCCTGATCCCACCTTCGATCGAACGGTCGGTGCCGCTGCGGTTGACCGACCTGGCAACGGTCGTGGGCGCTTACGCACTGTGGTCACAGCACCACTGGGCGTTCGTCCTGACCTACTACTGGGGTCTGGTGCTGAGCACGCAGGCCTTGATCTCGCCGGTGCTCAAGAGCGCGGACTTCCCGCACTATGAGTTCCTGGCGTTCTGGTCGATCCATCTGCTGGTGGTGTGGGCGGCAATCTATTTGACGTGGGGCCGCGGGATGCGTCCATGCTGGCGTGACTACCGGCTGGTGGTCGTGGTGACCGCGGGGTGGGCGGCGGGCACCATGGCATTCAACGGCATCGCAGGCACCAACTACGGCTTCCTCAATGCCAAGCCCGCGACCGCGTCGCTGCTCGACTTGATGGGGCCATGGCCGGTCTACGTGTTGGTGGCCAGCGCCTTGGTGGCAGGTGTGTGGGCGCTCATGACGTGGCCATGGGAACGTCGGCCTGTTCGTGGCCACTGA